The region ATTTTGAGTTTCTTGGCTTCAAGCATTCAAACCGTGGCAGCGTTCAATAAAGATGACAAGCGTTTAAGAGAATTGATGGTCGTGGGGACAAGTTTCTGGCTAGTACACAATTACTTAATAGGTTCACCGACAGCGGTGATCATGGAAGCCTTATTTATTTGTAGTAATTTGGTGGGTTATTATCGTTACTATTACAAGAAAGAAGTGGCGATATAAACAAACGTATTGGTGCTAAAACCCTGTAATTCATAAATTGATTTACAGGGTTGATTCTCAAGCCTATTAAGCCTTACAAATAGCAGCAACGGCTTTCAATCGGCGTGCAGGCTCTGCCACAAATGGATTGGTTTCATCCCACGCATAACCCGCTAAAATCGAACAGATCATTTGTTTGATCTTCGGATTCGGATCATCATGTAATACCACGTCTTGAAACTCACCGGTATACCAACCTTCAACATAACAACGGAATGCGTTAACACCTGTCATCAGCGTATCGGCATATTCAGTTTGCCAATCAACTGTTTCATTATTGAACTGTTTCACTAACAAGTCTGAGGCCAGTTCTGCAGATTTCATCGCAATCGTGACGCCAGATGAAAATACCGGATCTAAAAACTCACCCGCATTACCCAGCAAAGCAAAGTGTCGATCAAATAGCTTGGTCACGTTGGCAGAATAGCCCATGATCGTCCCACAAGGGTTAGGAAAGCTCGCTTGTGAAAGTAAGGTTTTAAGATTGCTTTCTTCAGTCGCGAGCTGTTTTAACGCTGCAAGATGGTCATCAGGGTAGTTAGCAAAGAACGCTGGTTCACCAACAACACCAAATGAACAAGTACCGTTACTAAATGGAATTAACCAATACCAAACTTTGTTATTTTTAGGATGTACCGAAACTAGGATCTTGTTGCGGTCATAATGCGCCGCAGTAATGTTATCTTCAATATGAGTAAAAATGGCGCGTCTTGGTGGCAGTGTCGAAGGCTCTTCCAATCCTAATAGACGTGGAATAACACGACCAAAACCACTGGCATCAAGGATGAAATCTGCTTCTATTTCATAGCTGTTTTTATTTTCATCCAAGACTGTTAATAACGGTTTGTCTCTTTCTATATCAATGCTTTTAACTTCGTGCTGATAATGGATCGTGACGCCTTGTTGTTCTGCACAGTCGGCAAGCAGCTTATCGAACTGACCACGTTGAACTTGGAATGTCGTACCTTCACCAGCCGTGTATTTATCAGTGAAATCAAACTCAGTATATTGACCATTGGCGTGAAAAGCGGCGCCATTTTTAAACTGAAAACCAGCCGCGTTCACAGCGTCAAACATATCAGCTTTTTTAAGCGATTCCATGCACGCGGGTAACAAGCTTTCGCCAATGGAAAAGCGTGGGAATATTGATTTTTCGATAATAGTGGCATTAATGCCTTGCTTGTTTAGCAGTGCTGCAGCAAGTGAACCTGAAGGGCCTGCGCCGATAATAACGACGTGAGCTGGATGTGTTAATGACACAAAGAATTCCTTTATTATGTCGAGTTTAGACCCGGCAGATTTATATAGTAATATATTTAATCGGCTGATTTTATCACATGTTTAATCGTGGTTTAAAAATTATCGGTAAATCAAAAAAATTAATTGATATCAGTCAATATTAATAGGTGATCTTATTATTGAAAGGTGATGATTTAACCTATTGGTTTGTATGAATATAGGTAGTCGACGGATTGCTCGTTGTCACAATGACTACTCAGTGTTATAACTGTTAGTCATTGAATGACCGTTTTAAGGATCTGTTACCATGGATAACACCCGCTTTATCGAAAGCATGGATACTATTATTTACGATCTATCTCGAGAGCTGCCAAAGTACCAACGCTACAACCGTTTGTTACAGGCATGGCGCGATACGTTTGCATGTGACGCATGTGTATTGTTAAAGCTAGAGGGGGATAACCTGGTGCCTAAGTCTGCGAACGGCTTACAAATCGAGGCTATGGGTCGACATTTTCCGGTAGCAGAACATCCGCGCTTAGAACAAATACTGGCGCACTATGATGATGACAGTAACAATGAAGTGCAAAAAAAAGTACACCGCTTTGATGCCGACTGCGAATTACCCGATCCTTATGATGGTTTGATTCAAACGCCAGATGGCCAGCTTAATGTGCATGATTGCATGGGCGCGGTATTAGTGATTGATAATGAACCCTGGGGTATCGTCACTATGGATGCGCTTAATCCGCAACGCTTTGACTCACTCGATCCCGCAATGTTAAATTCAATGATTGGCTTAACCGAAGTGGTGATAAAAACCGCCAACTTAATCTTTGCATTAGACCAAAAAGTACAGCGACAAGAGCAGGTAACCGCTAGCTTAATTAACGAGAAGTTCAGTGAAGAAATGATCGGCACAAGTTCAGCGATGAACATGCTGAATTTAGAAATAGACTTAGTGGCAGACTCAGACTTGGCTGCCTTGGTATACGGTGAATCAGGCTCAGGTAAAGAGCTGGTAGCGCGTAAAATTCACATGGCTTCAAAACGTGCAAAGGAAGCCTTGATCACAGTAAACTGTGCGGCCTTGCCAGAAACCATGGTTGAAAGTGAGTTATTTGGACATGTAGCGGGGGCCTTTACTGGCGCCACTAAAAATCGCTTGGGTAAATTTGAATTGGCGGATGCTGGCACCTTATTTCTCGATGAAATCGGTGAACTACCTTTGTCTATTCAAGCCAAGTTATTACGGGTTATTCAGTTTGGTGAGCTACAACGTTTAGGCAGTGATAAACCGCATAAAGTCGATGTACGCTTAATTACCGCCACCAACCGCGATTTAGCTAAAGAAGTCGAAGCGGGGCGTTTTAGAGATGACTTGTACCACAGATTAACAGTGTATCCATTAAAAGTGCCGAGTTTACGTGAACGCGGTAATGACATTTTGTTATTAGCGGGTAACTTTCTTGCTAAAATCCAACGTAAAGTTGGGATCAACAATTTAACCCTATCAAAAGATGCAGAGCGAGTATTACTGGCATATGAATGGCCGGGGAACGTGCGAGAACTTGAGCATCTATTAAGCCGAGCTTCATTAAGAGCTGCAGCACGTAACCGCAAAGATGATCGTGTGGTGGTATTGGAAAGTAGTGATTTAGATATTCAAACCTCAAGTGATGTCAGTACATTATCACCACTACTATCACCACAAGTATCAACAGACTGTACGGACTCTGCCGCTGTTAATCGCAATGCTAGCCAAAACGACATCGTCATTAATACCCTTAATCGTGATAATAGCCTAAAGCAAATAACCGATGATTTTCAAACTCAGTTTATCAGTAAAATGCTAGCTGAAAACAATAGTAATTCTGCCGCAACAGCACGTGCGATAGGGGTTGATAGAAGTAACTTACATCGGTTAATGAAGCGACTTAACATTCAGTAATCGTCAGTAATCGTCAGTAATCGTCAGTAATCGAGGATCTTAACTTAGTTGATGAGGAGGTTAATTAAGAACGTATAAAAAAGGCGGTAGTGATGTGAATCACTACCGCCTTTTTACCAGTCATATCAGTTAAGTCTATATTTGATAAACTATAGCTGCTAGGTAAACATCAACGACTATTAGATAGTCGCTGCTAGCTCTGGTGTATAATCTAAGGTTGTTTTCTTATACACACTCGCAAGTTTAATAGATAACAATATTGCCGCCATGGTTAAACCTGAGATAAAGCCAATCCAGAAACCAGCTGGACCCATCGCAGGTACAATTAAGTCTGTTAATGCTAGCGTATAACCAATAGTCATACCCACAGCCCAATAAGAGAATAGGGTGATGGCAAAAATAATCTTGGTTTCTTTATAACCACGTAATGCACCCGCCGCAATCACTTGTATCGCATCTGAGATTTGATACACAGCCGCAATCAGCATTAAGCCAGTGGCAATGTTAATTGTGGTAATGTCATCGGTATAGATTTCTGCGATTTCATTACGCAGTAAAATCGTAAAGATCGCTGTGATAACAGAAAAACCAACACCCATCCACATTGCTGTGATACTGGCAAACTTGGCCTGCAGTGGCTTTTTCTCACCTACGTATTGGCCAACTACAATGGTCGCTGCAATGCCCAAACTGAGCGGTAGCATGAAGACCATTGATGAGAAATTCAATGCAACTTGATGGGCCGCTACCGTGATCGCGCCAAGTGGTGCTAACAGAATAGAGACAACCGCAAACAAGGTTACTTCACAAAACATAGATGCAGCAATTGGGAAACCAACACCTATTATGTGCGACATTTCTTTTTTATTGATAGCATAAACTTGCTCAAATAATTTGATGTCTTTAAAGTCTTTATGGAAATAGCTATAGGCAATCATCGAGATACACATAGCCACAAACACTAATGCAGACGCGACAGCACAACCAACACCACCGAGTGCTGGCATACCAAAGTGACCATTAATAAAGATGTAGTTTGCTGGTACATTGACCATGATGCCGATTAAGCCGATTACCATTGTTGGTTTAGTAATACCTAAACCTTCATGGTAACTACGGAATACTTGATAACCACAAGCAAACGGCAGTGCTAATGAAATTACACGTAAATAATCTGTTGTTAGTTCGGCTAATCTATCTTCAACGTGCATAAAGTCAAGGATCATTGGGCTGTAATAAAGCAGTGCCATCATTGGCAGGAAGACGATTAATACAAACCAGATCCCTTGTTGAACAACTTGCGCAATTTCACTTTGTCTTTTTGCGCCATAAAGCTGCGCTACGATCGGTGTGATCGCCATTAAAATGCCAACTAAAAACATTAGCACTGGGAACCAAATACTGTTGGCAATTGCGACAGCCGCCATGTCTGTAGCACTTACTGCACCAGCCATTACGGTATCAACAAAGCCCATGACAGTGAACGCAAGTTGAGCGATCAAAATTGGAACCATTAATTTAAATAAGTTAGAAACCTCAGATCGATATTTCTGCACTGGTACTCCGGATATTTTAGGGTTGTTATGTTGTGTATTCTAAGAATTGATGTTGCTGAAAACGAAAGAAATGATTATGAATGTAGTGATATTCGAGTTCGTGAGGACGTACCTGATCCAGCTAGAAGCATAATAATCCTTTATAGCTAGTATTTACAGATGTATTTTGAATTATTTTATTCAATATTAATATTGGCTTATTAACTAGATGAATTATCGAAACTAACACGATATAGTTAGGCATATTGGTTCAAGTAGTAATAAAGGTCATTTATGTTTACTGGCATTGTACAAAGAAAAGCAAAAATCATTAGTATCGACAAAAAAGCGCAGTTACATACTCTGGAAGTAACGCTAGATAAAATACATCAAGACGGTTTAGTTATTGGTGCAAGTATCGCCAACAACGGAACGTGCCTAACGGTTGTAAAGATCAATGACAACAGCGTGTGCTTTGATGTAATTGAAGAAACCCTGAAAGTGACGAACCTTGTTGACCTTGAAGTGGGCGATGAAGTTAATCTAGAACGTGCGGCTAAGTTTGGTGATGAGATCGGCGGGCATTTATTATCAGGCCATGTTCATACGCAAGCTAAAATTGTAACGATTAACCGTACAGAAACTAACTGTGACATCTGCTTTGAAATCGCCGCTGAATGGCAAAAATACGTTTTACCAAAAGGCTTTATTTCGATTGATGGTATCAGTTTGACCTTAGGCGATGTTGCCGATGGACAATTCTGGGTACATCTAATACCAGAAACACTGGGTGTGACAAATTTAGGTGGTCGCAAAGTTGGTCAATATGTAAATATCGAAATTGACAGTCAGACCCAAGCGATTGTTGATACGGTCGAACGTATGATGTTGAA is a window of Moritella sp. Urea-trap-13 DNA encoding:
- a CDS encoding NAD(P)/FAD-dependent oxidoreductase, with product MSLTHPAHVVIIGAGPSGSLAAALLNKQGINATIIEKSIFPRFSIGESLLPACMESLKKADMFDAVNAAGFQFKNGAAFHANGQYTEFDFTDKYTAGEGTTFQVQRGQFDKLLADCAEQQGVTIHYQHEVKSIDIERDKPLLTVLDENKNSYEIEADFILDASGFGRVIPRLLGLEEPSTLPPRRAIFTHIEDNITAAHYDRNKILVSVHPKNNKVWYWLIPFSNGTCSFGVVGEPAFFANYPDDHLAALKQLATEESNLKTLLSQASFPNPCGTIMGYSANVTKLFDRHFALLGNAGEFLDPVFSSGVTIAMKSAELASDLLVKQFNNETVDWQTEYADTLMTGVNAFRCYVEGWYTGEFQDVVLHDDPNPKIKQMICSILAGYAWDETNPFVAEPARRLKAVAAICKA
- the norR gene encoding nitric oxide reductase transcriptional regulator NorR; this translates as MDNTRFIESMDTIIYDLSRELPKYQRYNRLLQAWRDTFACDACVLLKLEGDNLVPKSANGLQIEAMGRHFPVAEHPRLEQILAHYDDDSNNEVQKKVHRFDADCELPDPYDGLIQTPDGQLNVHDCMGAVLVIDNEPWGIVTMDALNPQRFDSLDPAMLNSMIGLTEVVIKTANLIFALDQKVQRQEQVTASLINEKFSEEMIGTSSAMNMLNLEIDLVADSDLAALVYGESGSGKELVARKIHMASKRAKEALITVNCAALPETMVESELFGHVAGAFTGATKNRLGKFELADAGTLFLDEIGELPLSIQAKLLRVIQFGELQRLGSDKPHKVDVRLITATNRDLAKEVEAGRFRDDLYHRLTVYPLKVPSLRERGNDILLLAGNFLAKIQRKVGINNLTLSKDAERVLLAYEWPGNVRELEHLLSRASLRAAARNRKDDRVVVLESSDLDIQTSSDVSTLSPLLSPQVSTDCTDSAAVNRNASQNDIVINTLNRDNSLKQITDDFQTQFISKMLAENNSNSAATARAIGVDRSNLHRLMKRLNIQ
- a CDS encoding MATE family efflux transporter, whose amino-acid sequence is MQKYRSEVSNLFKLMVPILIAQLAFTVMGFVDTVMAGAVSATDMAAVAIANSIWFPVLMFLVGILMAITPIVAQLYGAKRQSEIAQVVQQGIWFVLIVFLPMMALLYYSPMILDFMHVEDRLAELTTDYLRVISLALPFACGYQVFRSYHEGLGITKPTMVIGLIGIMVNVPANYIFINGHFGMPALGGVGCAVASALVFVAMCISMIAYSYFHKDFKDIKLFEQVYAINKKEMSHIIGVGFPIAASMFCEVTLFAVVSILLAPLGAITVAAHQVALNFSSMVFMLPLSLGIAATIVVGQYVGEKKPLQAKFASITAMWMGVGFSVITAIFTILLRNEIAEIYTDDITTINIATGLMLIAAVYQISDAIQVIAAGALRGYKETKIIFAITLFSYWAVGMTIGYTLALTDLIVPAMGPAGFWIGFISGLTMAAILLSIKLASVYKKTTLDYTPELAATI
- a CDS encoding riboflavin synthase subunit alpha, encoding MFTGIVQRKAKIISIDKKAQLHTLEVTLDKIHQDGLVIGASIANNGTCLTVVKINDNSVCFDVIEETLKVTNLVDLEVGDEVNLERAAKFGDEIGGHLLSGHVHTQAKIVTINRTETNCDICFEIAAEWQKYVLPKGFISIDGISLTLGDVADGQFWVHLIPETLGVTNLGGRKVGQYVNIEIDSQTQAIVDTVERMMLNK